TCGAATACAAAGTTGCACGTTTATAGTCAGCAGCACTCAGCCTACCGGCGTTTTCAAAACAATCCATTTCAGCATGCAACACACAGCTGCCTTTCTGCACCCGCTGGTTATGCCCCCGCGCGACTATCTCGTCATCAATAACTAAAACTGAACCGATGGGAATGCCGCCTTCCGCCAGACCCTGCTTTGCTTCATCGATTGCTGCCTGTAGGAACTTATCCATAATTTATTTTCTCGTTTTAATTCAGTACTCCGTGAGCATACCTAATCATCTAGTAGGAAGACAATTTCACCCTATATTCAAGATCTTCCGACTAACCATAAAGACCTCATGATTTCAGGCTAATAAGGTAAGAAATCTGAAGTAGAGCTCGTATGAACTGAAAAAACTGAATACAGGTGGGCTTGAGCAGCCGAAGATCTGACTTTTCTGCAGACGAAAAAAAAACCCTGCTACAACGTAGCAGGGTTTCTTAAATAGGTGCTTGGCGATGACCTACTCTCACATGGGGAATCCCCACACTACCATCGGCGCTAAGACGTTTCACTTCCGAGTTCGGTAAGGGATCGGGTGGTTCCATCTCGCTATGGTCGCCAAGCAAAAAACTGTAACAATAAAAATCCTGTATGCCTTCTTCAGGCTAATCCGAGTCTTAAGATGATGTACAAACTCTAATCCAACATGCTTTGCAGCAATGTATCTTCATCAATCACTTGATCCGTGTTGTGTAATCACACAACCAAACGCTTTTGGCGTTATATGGTCAAGCCTCACGAGCAATTAGTACTGGTTAGCTCA
The DNA window shown above is from Aliamphritea ceti and carries:
- a CDS encoding nucleoside deaminase gives rise to the protein MDKFLQAAIDEAKQGLAEGGIPIGSVLVIDDEIVARGHNQRVQKGSCVLHAEMDCFENAGRLSAADYKRATLYSTLSPCDMCSGTVLLYGIPKVIVGENRTFKGPEEYVRSRGVELTLVDDAECYQIMQDFIAAKPELWNEDIGE